CGCCGTGGCCGGTGATGAAGACGATAGGCAGCGGGGCGTTGCGGGCGATCAGCTGTTCCTGCAGTTCCAGGCCGCTCATGCCGGGCATGCGCACGTCGGCGATCAGCACGCCGATCTGGGCCGGATCGTAGTCTTCCAGGAAGGACTCGCCGCTGGCGTAGGCACGGACGCGATAGCCATTGGCCTCCAGCAGCCAGCGCAGCGAATCGCGGACCGCTTCGTCGTCGTCAACAATGAATACCGTGCTCGACAGGTGGGGCGTGTTCATGCGTGCAACTCCTCTGACTGGTCATTCTGGGCCTGCGGCTGGGGTGCAGCGCAGGGCAGGGTAAAGCGGAAAATGGTGCCGCCGGCGGGATTGGGGTCTGCCCACAGGCGGCCGTGGTGCGATTCGATAATGGTACGGCAGATATTCAGCCCCATGCCCAGGCCCTGGGACTTGGTGCTGAAGAAAGGTTCGAACAGGCGCTCGGGCTCGGCCAGGCCGTGGCCGCGGTCGACCACGGCCACCTCGATGTGCTGCTCGTGCAGGATCACGGCCACCTTGAGCTCGTCGGACTCGCTCTTTTCCATGGCTTCCAGGCCGTTCTTGAGCAGGTTGAGCAGCACCTGTTCGATCAGGATCGGGTCGGCCAGCACGTCCGGCGCGTTGGACGGCACGAAGCTGTCGATGCGGATGCGGCGCTTGCGCGCGTCGATCTCGGCGAAGCCGATGGCGTTGTCGACGATGCGGCCGATGGCCACGCGCTGGCGGCGCGGCTCGCTGCGTTTCACGAATTCGCGGATGCGGCTGATGATCTTGCCGGCGCGCTCGGCCTGCGAGGCGGCCTTTTCCAGCGCCGGCAGCAGCATGTTGGGGCTGGTGTGGCCGGCCTTGACCAGGGCCACCGCGCCCATGCTGTAGTTGGCGATGGCGGTCAGGGGCTGGTTCAGCTCGTGCGCCAGCGACGAGGCCATCTCGCCCATGGTGGTCAGGCGGCTGGTGAGCTGGATCTTCTCCTGCTGCACGCGCGAGGCTTCCTCATGCGTGCGACGCTCGGTGATGTCGCGCGCCACCTGCATGCGCACGCGGCGGCCGTCGGTCCAGGCCAGCATGCGGTGATGCACCTCGAACCAGCGCTGCACCGAAGGCGCGAACACTTCGACGGATTCGTCGGTGAAGCGGCCACGGCGGCCGGCCAGCAGTTCGTCATGGCCGCCGGTCTGGGCGCCGAACACGCGGCGGTAGGTGCGGTTGGCGAACAACAGCTCCAGGCCGTCGTGGGTGTCGGCCGTGACCGAGATGGCGTCGTCCAGGCCTTCGAGCACCGTCATGAAGCGTTCGTGCGCGGCGGTCAGCGCCTCGCGGATGCGCTTGGGCTCGGTGATGTCGGTCATGGAGGTCATCCAGCCGATCTGGTTGCCGTTGGGGTCCAGCAGCGGCGACACGTACATGCGGGCGGTGAAGCGCGAGCCGTCGCGGCGCTGGGCCTCGACCTCCAGGCCGCTGCTGGGCGTCTTGCCCGACATCAGCACGTCCAGCGTGTGCTGATGCTGTTCGTGGCGGCCGGGCACCCAATAGGGGAAGGGCGGGCTGCGGCCGATCAGGTCGGCCTCGTTCCAGCCGATCATGCGGCAGAAGGCGGGATTGACGTAGGCGATGCGGCCTTCCATGTCGAGCACCCGCATGCCGGTGGACATGGAGTTCTCCATGGCGCGGCGAAAGCCGGTCTCGGCGATCAGCGCGGCCTCGGCCGTCGAGCGGAAGCGGGTATAGCGCCACAGCATCAGCAGGCTGATGATGATCACGCAGGACAGCGCCAGCACCACCCAGAGCAGCCGTTGCTGGCGCATTTCCTGGTCGATGGTGACGAACATGACGCTGTCGTCGTGGATGCGCTGCAGCCAGAAGAACACCGCCATCACACAGATATAAAGGATCAGCACCAGGGCTGGCGTGACCCAGTACACCCCGCGGCGGCGCGTGCGGGCGTGGTCGTGGAATGGGGTGGGGATGTTGGACTTGGGCGCGCTGGACATGGAATTCGGGCCAGATAGACCCGGCATTTTAGTGCGTGTTGCCGGGGAATTGCCGGGAATCAAGCGGTCGATTGCGTGGACAGGCTAAAAAATTGCGCCGATGCACCTTTCAGCTTGCGGTCATGATTTCACTTTGTGAAATGCCGTACCGCAACATGAAATTTTCCTTGCGACCGGTTAATCTTCTTTCTTAGAATGCCGGCTGATAAGGGAACCCTACCCGAAGGCAGGTTTCCAGAACACCCACGACCCATGCAGGACATGGTAGCCCGGATGATCCGGACGCCACGGACTGGCCGCGAGCAGACCAATAAGCGCGGGTGTGGTCATGAACGAACCCCAATAGGAGACACACGATGTCCTCTTTCGCCCAGGCTGGCGCCGTGCAGGCTGCCAACGACGAAGACACCCTAGAGACCCAGGAGTGGCTCGAAGCCCTGGCAGCCGTCCTTGACCGCGAAGGACCGCAGCGCGCGCACTACCTGCTGGAACGCCTGATCGACGAGGCGCGCCGCTCCGGTGCCCACATCCCGTTCTCGCCCAACACCGCCTACGTCAACACGATCCCGCCCGGCCTGGAGCCGGCGCATCCGGGCAACCTGGAACTGGAATCGCGCATCCGCTCGTACGTGCGCTGGAACGCCATGGCCATGGTGGTCAAGGCCAACAAGCACAACCCGCCGGACGGCGGCGACCTGGGCGGCCACATCGCCTCCTTCGCCTCGCTGGCCACCATGATCGGCTGCGGCCAGAACCACTTCTGGCACGCCGAGACCGAGAACCACGGCGGCGACCTGGTCTACTTCCAGGGCCACACCTCGCCCGGCATGTACGGCCGCGCCTACCTCGAAGGCCGCCTGACCGAAGACCAGCTGAACCACTTCCGTCAGGAAGTGGACGGCAAGGGCCTGTCCTCGTACCCGCATCCGAAGCTGATGCCGGACTTCTGGCAGTTCCCGACGGTGTCGATGGGCCTGGGCCCGCTGATGGCCATCTACCAGGCGCGCTTCCTGAAGTACCTGCACGCCCGCGGCATCGCCGACACCAGCCGCCGCAAGGTCTGGGTCTTCTGCGGCGACGGCGAGATGGACGAGCCGGAATCGCTGGGCGCCATCGCCCTGGCTGCGCGCGAGAAGCTGGACAACCTGATCTTCGTCATCAACTGCAACCTGCAGCGTCTGGACGGCCCGGTGCGCGGCAACGGCAAGATCATCCAGGAGCTGGAAGGCGACTTCCGCGGTTCGGGCTGGAACGTGATCAAGCTGATCTGGGGTGGCTACTGGGATCCGCTGCTGGCGCACGACAAGGAAGGCATCCTGCGCAAGATCATGGAAGAGACCTTCGATGGCGAGTACCAGGCGTACAAGGCCAACGACGGCAAGTTCGTGCGCGAGCATTTCTTCGGCAAGCACCCCAAGCTGCTGGAAGCCGTGTCGCGCATGAGCGACGAGGACATCTGGCGCCTGAACCGTGGCGGCCATGACCCGCACAAGGTGTTCGCCGCGTTCGACGCCGCCACCAAGCACGAAGGCCAGCCCACCGTCATCCTGGCCAAGACCATCAAGGGCTACGGCATGGGCCACGTCGGCCAGGCCAAGAACCCCACCCACCAGCAGAAGAAGCTGGAGCTGGACTCGATCCGCGAATTCCGCGACCGCTTCGCCATCCCGATCCCGGACGACCAGCTGGCCGATCTGCCGTACTTCAAGCCGGCGGAAGATTCGCCCGAAATGAAGTACCTGCACGAGCGCCGCGCCGCGCTGGGCGGCTACCTGCCGCGCCGCCGTCAGAAGGCCGACGAACAGCTCAAGGCCCCGGCGCTGGACGCCTTCAAGGCCGTGCTGGAGCCCACCGCGGAAGGCCGCGAGATCTCCACCACCCAGGCTTTCGTGCGCATCCTGAACCAGGTGCTGCGCGACAAGGACCTGGGTCCGCGCGTCGTGCCGATCCTGGCCGACGAATCGCGCACCTTCGGCATGGAAGGCCTGTTCCGCCAGATCGGCATCTACGCGCCGGAAGGCCAGAAGTACACCCCGGTCGACAAGGACCAGGTCATGTACTACAAGGAAGCGGCCGATGGCCAGCTCCTGCAGGAAGGCATCAACGAAGCGGGCGCGATGAGCTCGTGGATCGCGGCGGCCACGTCGTACTCCTCGAACAACCGCATCATGATCCCGTTCTTCATCTACTACTCGATGTTCGGGTTCCAGCGCATCGGCGACTTGGCCTGGGCGGCCGGCGACATGCAGGCGCGCGGCTTCCTGCTGGGCGGCACCGCCGGGCGCACCACGCTCAACGGCGAGGGCCTGCAGCACGAGGACGGCCACAGCCACATCCTGGCCTCGACCATCCCCAACTGCGTCTCGTACGACCCGACGTTCGGCCATGAACTGGCCGTGATCATCCAGCATGGCCTGAAGCGCATGGTGGAAGACCAGGAAAACGTCTACTACTACCTGACGGTGATGAACGAGAACTACCCGCAGCCCGGTCTGACCACGGGCGACGAGGAAGGCATCATCAAGGGCATGTACAAGCTCAAGTCGCACGGCAAGGGCAAGAACCGCGTGCAGCTGATGGGTTCGGGCACGATCCTGCGCGAAGTCATGGCCGCGCAGGAACTGCTCGAAGCCGACTGGGGCGTCGCCTCCGACCTGTGGAGCGTCACCAGCTTCACCGAGCTGCGCCGCAACGGCCTGGACGCCGAGCGCCACAACATGCTGCACCCGGACGAGAAGAAGCCGCAGGTGGCCTATGTCACCGAGCAGCTGGCCAAGACCGAAGGCCCGATCATCGCGTCGACCGACTACATGAAGCTGTTCGCCGACCAGATCCGTCCGTTCGTGCCGAAGGGCCGCGAATACAAGGTGCTGGGCACCGACGGCTTCGGCCGCTCGGACTTCCGCTCGAAGCTGCGTGAGCACTTCGAGGTGGACCGCCACTTCGTCGTGGTCGCCGCGCTGCGCGCGCTGGCCGACGAAGGCAAGCTGCCGCTCGCCAAGGTGGCCGAGGCCATCAAGAAGTACGGCATCAATCCGAACAAAGCCAACCCGCAATACGCCTGAGGGTAAAGAGACATGAGCAACATCGTGCAGATCAAGGTTCCGGACATCGGTGACTTCAAGGAAGTGGAAGTCATCGAGGTGCTGGTGTCGGTGGGCGACACGATCAAGGCCGAGCAGAGCCTGATCACGGTGGAGTCCGACAAGGCGTCGATGGAGATTCCGGCCTCGCAGGGCGGGGTGGTGAAGTCGATCAGCGTGAAGGTTGGCGACAAGGTTGCGGAAGGCACGGTGGTGCTGGAAGTGGAGGCGGCAGGCGCCGCCGCCGCGCCCGCCGCGCCCGCCGCCGCGCCCGCTGCTGCTGCGCCGGCCAAGGCCGCTGAAGCTGCCAAGCCTGCCGCTGCTGCCGCGCCGGCTCCGGCTGCCAGCGCCGGTCCCGTCGAGATCCAGGTGCCGGACATCGGCGACTTCAAGGAAGTCGAGGTCATCGAAGTCATGGTCGCCGTGGGCGACACGATCAAGGCCGAGCAGAGCCTGATCACCGTCGAGTCCGACAAGGCCTCGATGGAGATTCCCGCCTCGCAGGGCGGCGTGGTCAAGGAAGTGAAGGTCAAGGTCGGCGACAAGGTCGCCAAGGGCTCGGTCGTGGTCGTGGTGGAAGGCTCGGCTCCGGCCGCCGCCGCGCCCGCCCAGGCCGCTGCCGCCGCGCCCGCGCCCAAGGCCGAGGCGCCGGCACCGGCGGCTCCCGCCGCCGCGCCGGCCGCGCGTCCGGCTCCGGCCGCCGCGCTGGAAGACGCCAACCTGAAGCCGGGCCAGCTGCCGCACGCTTCGCCCTCGGTGCGCAAGTTCGCGCGCGAGCTGGGCGTGAATCTGAGCAAGGTCAAGGGCTCCGGTCCCAAGGACCGCATCACGGCCGACGACGTGCGCGCCTTCGTCAAGCAGGCGCTGGCCGCTCCGGCCGCCGTCGCCGGCGGTTCGGCCGACGGCGCCGCGCTGGGCCTCTTGCCGTGGCCCAAGGTCGACTTCACCAAGTTCGGCCCGATCGAAGCCAAGCCGCTGTCGCGCATCAAGAAGATCTCCGGCGCGAACCTGCATCGCAACTGGGTCATGATCCCGCACGTCACCAACAATGACGAAGCGGACATCACCGACCTGGAAGCGCTGCGCGTCACGCTGAACAAGGAAAACGAGAAGTCGGGCATCAAGGTCACGATGCTGGCCTTCCTGATCAAGGCCGTGGTCGCGGCCCTGAAGAAGTTCCCCGAGTTCAACGCCTCGCTGGACGGCGACAATCTGGTGCTCAAGCAGTACTACCACATCGGCTTCGCCGCCGATACGCCCAACGGGCTGGTGGTGCCGGTGATCCGCGATGCCGACAAGAAGGGCATCCTGCA
The Achromobacter sp. AONIH1 DNA segment above includes these coding regions:
- a CDS encoding PAS domain S-box protein, translated to MSSAPKSNIPTPFHDHARTRRRGVYWVTPALVLILYICVMAVFFWLQRIHDDSVMFVTIDQEMRQQRLLWVVLALSCVIIISLLMLWRYTRFRSTAEAALIAETGFRRAMENSMSTGMRVLDMEGRIAYVNPAFCRMIGWNEADLIGRSPPFPYWVPGRHEQHQHTLDVLMSGKTPSSGLEVEAQRRDGSRFTARMYVSPLLDPNGNQIGWMTSMTDITEPKRIREALTAAHERFMTVLEGLDDAISVTADTHDGLELLFANRTYRRVFGAQTGGHDELLAGRRGRFTDESVEVFAPSVQRWFEVHHRMLAWTDGRRVRMQVARDITERRTHEEASRVQQEKIQLTSRLTTMGEMASSLAHELNQPLTAIANYSMGAVALVKAGHTSPNMLLPALEKAASQAERAGKIISRIREFVKRSEPRRQRVAIGRIVDNAIGFAEIDARKRRIRIDSFVPSNAPDVLADPILIEQVLLNLLKNGLEAMEKSESDELKVAVILHEQHIEVAVVDRGHGLAEPERLFEPFFSTKSQGLGMGLNICRTIIESHHGRLWADPNPAGGTIFRFTLPCAAPQPQAQNDQSEELHA
- the aceE gene encoding pyruvate dehydrogenase (acetyl-transferring), homodimeric type — translated: MSSFAQAGAVQAANDEDTLETQEWLEALAAVLDREGPQRAHYLLERLIDEARRSGAHIPFSPNTAYVNTIPPGLEPAHPGNLELESRIRSYVRWNAMAMVVKANKHNPPDGGDLGGHIASFASLATMIGCGQNHFWHAETENHGGDLVYFQGHTSPGMYGRAYLEGRLTEDQLNHFRQEVDGKGLSSYPHPKLMPDFWQFPTVSMGLGPLMAIYQARFLKYLHARGIADTSRRKVWVFCGDGEMDEPESLGAIALAAREKLDNLIFVINCNLQRLDGPVRGNGKIIQELEGDFRGSGWNVIKLIWGGYWDPLLAHDKEGILRKIMEETFDGEYQAYKANDGKFVREHFFGKHPKLLEAVSRMSDEDIWRLNRGGHDPHKVFAAFDAATKHEGQPTVILAKTIKGYGMGHVGQAKNPTHQQKKLELDSIREFRDRFAIPIPDDQLADLPYFKPAEDSPEMKYLHERRAALGGYLPRRRQKADEQLKAPALDAFKAVLEPTAEGREISTTQAFVRILNQVLRDKDLGPRVVPILADESRTFGMEGLFRQIGIYAPEGQKYTPVDKDQVMYYKEAADGQLLQEGINEAGAMSSWIAAATSYSSNNRIMIPFFIYYSMFGFQRIGDLAWAAGDMQARGFLLGGTAGRTTLNGEGLQHEDGHSHILASTIPNCVSYDPTFGHELAVIIQHGLKRMVEDQENVYYYLTVMNENYPQPGLTTGDEEGIIKGMYKLKSHGKGKNRVQLMGSGTILREVMAAQELLEADWGVASDLWSVTSFTELRRNGLDAERHNMLHPDEKKPQVAYVTEQLAKTEGPIIASTDYMKLFADQIRPFVPKGREYKVLGTDGFGRSDFRSKLREHFEVDRHFVVVAALRALADEGKLPLAKVAEAIKKYGINPNKANPQYA
- the aceF gene encoding dihydrolipoyllysine-residue acetyltransferase; translated protein: MSNIVQIKVPDIGDFKEVEVIEVLVSVGDTIKAEQSLITVESDKASMEIPASQGGVVKSISVKVGDKVAEGTVVLEVEAAGAAAAPAAPAAAPAAAAPAKAAEAAKPAAAAAPAPAASAGPVEIQVPDIGDFKEVEVIEVMVAVGDTIKAEQSLITVESDKASMEIPASQGGVVKEVKVKVGDKVAKGSVVVVVEGSAPAAAAPAQAAAAAPAPKAEAPAPAAPAAAPAARPAPAAALEDANLKPGQLPHASPSVRKFARELGVNLSKVKGSGPKDRITADDVRAFVKQALAAPAAVAGGSADGAALGLLPWPKVDFTKFGPIEAKPLSRIKKISGANLHRNWVMIPHVTNNDEADITDLEALRVTLNKENEKSGIKVTMLAFLIKAVVAALKKFPEFNASLDGDNLVLKQYYHIGFAADTPNGLVVPVIRDADKKGILQIAQEMTDLSKKARDGKISPADMQGGCFSISSLGGIGGTSFTPIINAPEVAILGVSRSSHKPVWDGKQFVPRLIVPLSLSYDHRVIDGAAAARFNAYLGALLADFRRIAL